The nucleotide sequence GCAGCTTCCAGAAGTACGACCCCGAGGTCGCGATCGTCCTCAACGTCGAGCTGGACCACCACGCGAACTACGCCTCCATGGACGAGATCTACGAGTCCTTCGAGGCCTTCACCGCCAAGATCCGCCCCGGCGGCACCCTGGTCGTCGGCGAGCACGCCGGCGCGCGCGAGCTGGCCCGCCGGGTCGCCGACCGCGAGGGCCTCGACATCGTCACGGTCGGCGAGTCCGAGGACTCCGACGCCCGCATCCTCAAGATCGTCCCGAACGGGATGAAGAGCGAGGTGACGGTCGCCCTCGACGGCGTCGAGCACACCTTCACCGTCTCCGTGCCCGGCCGCCACTACGCCCACAACGCCGCCGCGGCCCTCGCCGCCGGCGCCCGCGTCGGCATCGACCCGGCCGAGCTCGCCCAGGCCCTCACCGCCTACACCGGCGTCGGCCGCCGCCTCCAGCTCAAGGGCGAGGCCAAGGGCGTCCAGGTCATCGACTCGTACGCGCACCACCCCACCGAGATGACCGCGGACCTGGAGGCCATGCGCGGCGCCGCCGGGGCCTCCCGCCTCCTGGTCGTCTTCCAGCCGCACCTCTTCTCCCGCACCCAGGAACTGGGCAAGGAGATGGGCGACGCGCTGGCCCTCGCGGACGCGTCCGTCGTCCTCGACATCTACCCGGCGCGTGAGGACCCCATCCCGGGCATCACCAGCGAGCTGATCATCGCCGCCGCGCGGCAGGCGGGCGCCGACGTCACGGCCGTCCACGACAAGGCGGCCGTGCCGGGTGTCGTGGCGGGAATGGCCGGGCCCGGCGATCTCGTTCTCACCATGGGCGCGGGCGACGTCACGGACCTCGGCCCGCTGATCCTGGACCACCTGTCGAAGTAGCAGAGGGAGCGAGCTCATGGCGTACGACGTCGAGAAGCCGGACGAGCAGTGGCGTGCGGAGCTGACCCCGGCGGAGTACCAGGTGCTGCGCCAGGCGGGCACCGAGCCCGCCTTCCGCGGTGAGTACACCGACACCACCACCAAGGGCGTGTACTCCTGCCGGGCCTGTGGCGCGGAGCTGTTCACCTCGACCGAGAAGTTCGAGTCGCACTGCGGCTGGCCGTCCTTCTACGACCCGAAGGACAGCTCGGCCGTCGAACTGATCGCGGACACCTCGCACGGCATGGTCCGCACCGAGGTCCGCTGCTCCCGCTGCGGCTCCCACCTGGGCCACGTCTTCGAGGGCGAGGGCTACCCCACCCCGACGGACCAGCGGTACTGCATCAACTCGATCTCGCTCCGGCTGGAGCCGGAGGCGGGCTGACGGAGCCGACCAGGCCCCCGTCGACGACGAGGTCCTGGCCGTTGACGTAGGAGGCGTCGGCCGAGGCGAGGAACGCCACGGCCGCCGCCACCTCTTCCGGGCGCCCGAAGCGCCCGGCGACGATCCCGCCGGTCACCGCCGCCGCCTCGGCCTCGCTCAGCGAGGCCGCCGGGTACATGGGGGTGTCGATGTAACCGGGGCTGACGGAGTTGACGCGGATGCCGCGCGGCGCGAGGCCGGCGGCGAGGGTCCTGGCCAGGTTGTGCACGGCGGCCTTGGTCGCCGAGTACAGGGTCAGGACGCTGTTGCCGCGGTGCAGGGTCCACGAGGCGTTGATCACGACCGATCCGCCGTCCACGAGCAGCGGCAGCGCCTTCTGCACCGTGAAGAACACCCCCTTCAGGTTGACGTCGACCGTCCGGTCGAAGGCCGCCTCCGTGATCTCCTCGAACGGCAGGAACGTCCCCGCGCCCGCGTTCGCGAACACGCTGTCGAGCCGGCCATGCCGCTCCCCGACGAGGTCCATCAGCGCGTCCACCGCGCCGAGGTCCGCCACGTCGGCCACCGCGCCCGAGGCGCGCGGGCCGAGCTTGGCGACGGCCGCGTCCACCCGGTCGCGGGTCCTGCCGGTGACGACGACGTGCGCGCCCTCGGAGAGCAGCCGGTGCGCGGTGGCCAGGCCCATGCCGCTGGTGCCGCCGGTGATGAGGACGGTCCTGCCGGTGAAGCGGTTCACGCGCGGGCTCCTGTCAGGGTGTGGGTGATCCAGTCCGCGAGCAGCGGCAGCCACGCCGCCCGGGCGTTGCCCAGGAGGTGGTCGCCCTCCGGGACGCAGACGTAGGCGCCGCGCGGTGCGAGGCGGGCCAGCGGTTCCCCGTTCGTCACGCCGGGGATGACGTCCCGGGCCCCGTCGACGGTCAGCAGCGGGGCCTCGATCCGCGGGGCCAGTCCGCTCAGGTCGACCCGGCCGGTGAACGCGCGGGCGGCCTCCTCCCCGCCGGTGCGCCGGATCAGGATGTCCCGTACCGGCTGGGGCAGTTCTGCCCAGTCGAGCCGGAAGGGACCGCTGACGGTCGCGACGGCGGCCACCCGGGGTTCGAGCGCTGCGGTCTCGGCCGCGTAGTAGCCGCCCAGGCTGAGCCCGACCACCCCGACGCGGGGAACGCCGAGGGCGTCGACGACCCGGCCGACGACCTGGTGGTAGTCCGCCCGCTTGGTGGTCGTGGCCCGCAGCACCCCCTGCCCCGGCCCGTCCATCGCGAACACCGCGAGGCCCCGGGCGAGCAGCGCGGACGCGAGGTCGAGGAACTCCTCCTTGGCCGAGTCCAGACCCGGTACGACGATCACGGTGCCGGGCGCGTCGGCGGGGCCGCGCAGCCAGCCGGTGAACTCCGGGCCGCTGATCCGGCGTGCCCCGGGCTCCAGGAGCGCAAGACCCCGGCCCAGGGCGTTGTCCGCCTCCGCCGCGGCCGCGTCGGCCTCCTCGTACGGCGCGAGGGTCGCGACATGGAACCACCGGGCCGCCGTCAGCAGGAACTCACCCGCCGACCGGGCGGACCCGGCCTGCTCCGCGCGCCGCACGTGGTCGCGTGCGGTCCGCCGGAAGGCGGGACCCCAGTCGGCGACGGACGCCAGGTCCTCGGTGACCCGCCGGTACTCCTGCGGGTCGAGGCCCGCGCCGAGGGCGCGGGACCACTGTGCGTCGACGAACTCGGCCACGCTCATCGGGTCCCTCCTGTCGTCGCGGGGCGCTCCGCCGTCCGGGTCGCTCCTGTCGTCGCGGGGTGGCCTGCCGCCCGGGCCGCCCCTGTCGTCGCGGGCTGCCCCGCCGTCCGGGTCGCCCCCGTCGTGAGGACGGCCTTGCCGCGCACCCGGCGCTCCCGCAGGTCGACCAGGACGTCCGCGGTCTCCGACCAGTCCGCCGTCCGGCCGATCTCCGGGTGCAGCCGCCCCCGCTCCACAAGCCGCACCAGCGCGGCGAGGTCGCGGCCGTACGGGGCGCCCGCGTAGTGGAAGTGCCGGATCGTGACGCGCTCGGGCCCGCCGAGGAGCTCGAAGAAGTCGAGGGTGGCGGGGGTGCGGCTCGCCTGGCCGAACCAGACGACGAGACCGCCCGGCCGGACCTTGGACACGGCCACGGGCAGGTGCGGGCCGCCGGTGGACTCCAGGACGACGTCGTACGGCCCGCGGGCGTCCGCGACCTCGTGCACCACCTCGGCCGCGCCCAGCTCGGCGAGCCGCGCACCGCGCTCGGGGGTGGCCGTCACCACGGTCAGTTCGGCCCCCGCGGCGGCCGCCAGCTCGGTGACGTAGTGCCCGACCCCGCCGGAGGCGCCGGTCAGCAGGACCCGCGCGCCGGCCAGGGACCCGGCGGTCCGCAGCAGCCGCAGGGCGGTGATCCCCGCCAGGGGGAGGGCCGCCGCCCGGACGCTGTCGATGCCGTCCGGGAGGACGGCGAGTGAGTGGGTGGGGACGGCGGCGTACTCGGCCCACCCGCCGTGGGGCGGGTGCCCGACGACGCGGGTGCCGATGCCGGGGCCCGAGCCGTCCGCCGCCGCCTGGACGACGAGCCCCGCGATGTCCTTGCCGGGGAGCAGCCCGGAGGCGGGCCGCTCCAGCAGGAACGTCTCGCCGCGGTTGGGCGCGAACGCCTCGACCTTCACCAGCGCCTCATGGGGCCCGGGGACGGGCTGGGGCGCCTCGGTGAACTCCACCGGCCGCAGCGCGTCCCCCGTGGGAATCAGTTGTCGCATGGGGACGATGCAAGCCGTCGAACCCCCGGTGATCCAACAACCGGCGGGAGAGCCCGACAACCAACGGTTGTCTCCTAAGGTGGGCGGCGTGGATCTGGACACGGCGCAGCTGCGCGCCTTCGTGCACGCCGCCCGCGAGGCGCACTTCGGCCGGGCGGCCGCCGACCTGTCCCTGACCCAGCAGGCCCTCTCCAAGCGGATCGCCCGGCTGGAATCACTGCTCGGTACGCGGCTGTTCGAGCGCCTCGGCCACGGCGTCGCCCTCACCGAGGCGGGCCGCCGCCTCCTCGACCCGGCCCGCCGGGTCCTCGCCGCCACCGACGACGCCGTCGCGGCCGTGGCGAGTGAGGAACGCCCCCTCCGCGTCGACGTGTGGGGCCACCTGTACGCGCCGATGCGGACCCTGCGCCAAGTCGCCGGACCGGCACGGGAACTGGAGCTGGGCCACGGCCGAGACCTGCCCGCCGTGTCGGCGGCCCTGCTGCACGGCGACATCGACGCGGCCTTCGGACGCGTGCACCCGCCGCTCCCCACCGGTCTGACCCACCGTCTCGTCCGGCTCGAACCCGTCGACGCCGTACTGAGCGCCGGCCACCCGCTCGCGGCCGAGCCGGCGCTCAGGCCCGAGCAGCTGCGCGACAGCGTGCTGTGGGCGCCGGGGGCGCTCGACCGGCTGGACTTCCTGCGCCGGTTCGCCGACCGCTTCGGCGTCCGCGAGCGGGCCGGCAGCGTGAACCTGGGCCTCGCCCCCTTTCTCACCGAGGTGGCGGCGGACCCGCGCCGCTTCTCGCTGCTGCCCGCCGACGTCCCCCTGCCGGACGTCCCCGGACTGCGCTCGGTCCCGCTGGTCGACCCGACCCCGATGTACGCCTGGTCGCTCCTGTGGCGCACCGGGAACCCCCACCCCGGCCTGAGCGGCCTCGCGGCGGCCTGCGCGGGGGAGGCGGGCCGGAGCCGCTGGCTGGAGTACGACCCGACCCGCGACTGGCTGCCGGACGACCCCGCGCCGCCGCTCTAAGCTCACGGCATGGTGCGGAGCAGCGCGGAAGACGTCGACGGATACCTGGCCGAGGTGCCGGAAGACCGCAGGGAGGCCCTGACGAGGCTCCGGCGGCTGTGCCGGGCGGAGCTCACGGGCTTCGAAGAGGTCATGGCGTACGGCATGCCCGCGTACGAGCGGAACGGCACGGCCGAGATCGCCTTCGCGAGCCAGCGGCAGTGCATCTCCTTCTACCTCATGCGGAGCGACGTCCGGGAGGCCTTCGAGGAGCGGCTGGCCGAGCAGGACATGGGCAAGGGCTGCCTGCGGTTCCGGAAACCGGAACGCGTCGACTTCGACCTGGTACGCGATCTCCTGAAGGCCACGGCGGCCGCCCCGGGCACCATCTGCTGACCCCCGGGGCCGCCACCGCCTCAGTGGACGGAGAAGCCGCCGTCCACGAACAGCGACTGCCCCGTGACGTACGCGGAGGAGGTGCTCGCCAGGAAGACGGCCGCGCCGGCGAAGTCCTCGGCGAGCCCGTTCCGCCCGACCATCGTGCGCGCGGCGAGCGCGGCGACCTTCTCCGGGTCGGAGGAGAGCCGCTCGTTGAGCGCGGTCATGACGAAGCCGGGGACCAGGGTGTTGGCCGTGACGCCGTTCGGGGACCAGGCCTCCGCCTGCGAACGGGCCAGTGACTCCAGGGCGCCCTTGGACACCCCGTACGCACCGCTCTGCACGAAGGCGCGGTGCGCCTGCTGCGAGGTGATGTGGATGATCCGGCCGAAGCCCCGCTCGGCCATCCCGGGACCGAAACGCCGGCCGAGGAGGAACGGCGCCTCCAGGTTCACGGTCATCGTCGTGTCCCAGACCTCGTCGTCGAGCTCGCCGAACGGCGGACGGAGGTTGATGCCCGCGGAGTTGACCAGGATGTCGGGCTCACCGAAGACGGCCGCGGCCGCCTCCGCGCCCGCCTTGATCCCCTCGCGGGTGCTCAGGTCGGCGCTCACCCAGGCCGCGCGGCAGCCGTCGGCCGTCAGCTCCTCGACGGTCGCGGTCAGCTCCGCCTCCTTGCGCGCCAGCACGACCACGCTCGCCCCGGCGCGGGCGAGGGCGCCGGCGATGGCCCGGCCGATGCCGGAACTGCCGCCGGTGACGAGGGCGGTGCGCCCGTCGAGGGAGAAGAGGTCGGAGAGGTACCCGCCGGGCGTCGTGCTCATCTGGTCTGCGCTCCTCGCGTCGTGCGTGTACCGGCCCGTCCAGATGCGGTGGAGGGCAGGTACACGCATCCTGCCAGACGCGTTCTCACGCCAGCCGGGCGAGGAACTCCGTCCAGGCGCCGGGCGCCACGGCGAACTGCGGACCGTCGGGGTTCTTGGAGTCGCGGACGTGGACGGTGGAGGGGCAGGAGGCGACCTCGACGCAGTTGCCGCCGTCACCGCAGCTGTAGCTGGACTTGTGCCAGGAGAGGGCGACTTCGACGCAGTCGTCGCCGCTGCCGCTGCTGTAGCTGCTCTTGAACCAGGCCAGGTCAGTGGTGCTCATAGTGCTCCTCGGATCTCCCGCAGCAGGCTCACGGACTCTTCAGGTGACAGAGCCTGTGCTCGCATCCTGGCATATCGCTGTTGGAGGATGCTGACCACTTTGGGGTCGGAGATGAGCTGGCCGGTCTCCTGGCCCTCGCAGTAGGCGTACCAGGAGTTCTCCTCGGTCTCCAGGAGGCGCAGGGGTCCGCCGAGACCCGCGTGGTGCCCGCGCGACTGCGGCATGACCTGGACGTCGATGTTGCGCCGCCCGCAGAGGCCGAGGGCGTGGTCGATCTGTTCGCCCATCACCGCCGGGCCGCCTACCTGGCGGCGCAGGGCGTGCTCCTCGATGATGAAGCTGAAGATCGTCTCCGGGCGTTCCGTGAGGAGGCTCGCCCGCTCCATGCGGGCGACCAGGCTGGACTCGATCTTGTCGTCGCCCATCGCCGGGATCTGTTCCTCGAAGAGCGTCCGGGCGTACGCGGGGGTCTGGAACAAGCCTGGCACGAGCCGGTTCTCGTAGGTGTACAGCGTCACGGCGTGGGGCTCCAGTTCGGCCAACCCCTCGAACCACTTCGCCAGCCCCGCCCTCCGCGTCAGGTGTTTCGCCGCCGCGCGGATCACCCCGAACGCGTCCAGCCGTTCCTCCGCGCGGTCCACGAACTCCTTCGACGGCAGGCGCCGGCCCTGTTCGATCGAGGCGATCATGGGGACCGAGTAGCCCACCTGCGGGGCGAACTGTTCCTGGGTCAGGCCCGCGCGTTTGCGGAAGACCTTGACCACCTCCCCGAAAGCCTTCAGGCTCTCCGACGTCTCCGGTTCGCTTCCCTTCGGAACCTCGTCCGTCACCCCGCCACCTCCGTACCCGTGTGCTCGCGCTGAACGGAACAAGGCTCACTGATAGTTACCGGTACAGTCCAGAGTGTGAACCCGTACGCTGGGCAGCGTACGAGTTTCTGAGCTGGTAACTGCCCTCGGGCGGCGCCACATTGGCCCCATGACCTCCCCCGTGACCCGCGAAGCGCCCGTCACCGTACGTGTGTTCACCCAGCGCTTCAGTTCGACCCCGCGCGGCGCCCGGCTGGCCCGCCGGCTCACCCTCCACCAGCTCGACCGCTGGAGGATCCCGTACGGCTCCGAGGCCTCCGACACGGCCGCGCTCCTGGTCGCCGAACTCGCCGCCAACGCCGTCACGCACGGCCGGGTGCCCGGGCGCGACTTCGAGCTGACGCTCTCGTACACGCCCGGGCTGCGGCTCCGGATCGACGTCTCCGACACCCGGGGCGAACGGCGGCCGGCCGCCACGACCCGGGGCCCGCTCGACGAGGGCGGGCGGGGCCTGCTCCTCGTCGAGGCGCTCGCCTCACGGTGGGCCGTGCTCGACCGCGTACCGGTCGGAAAGACGGTACGTGCCGAGCTCGACCTCGTGGTTCCCTGAACCGGCGGTGGGTCAGAAGGGCGTCCCGGTGATCCACCTCGTCCCCAGGAACGTGGTGTCAGGCCGGAGTTGCACGGTGTCGTGGCCCGGCCAGCCGTCGAGCATCCGGGGTCCGTCGAGCGCGCCGAGGCAGGTGAAGACGAGCGAGTCCTCGGGGCCGTTGGAGCGGAGCCAGCGGGTGCCCGTGAACGGCGGATTGGTGTTCTTTGCGAGCTGGACGGCGCCGGTGGCCGTGTTCCCGTCGAGATAGCGGGTCTCGTTGAACGAGTCGAGGACGTCGAAGAAGTTGGTCAGGTCCAGCTCTTCGACGCACAGGAACGTGAACTGATTGTTGCCCAGGTGGTTCATCTCCCATCGCGTACCCGGATCTTCCCTGTTCCGCAGAGAAACCGTGCCCTGGGTGTAGGTGCCGGCGAGGTACTTCTTTCCGGCATCGGGGGCCCTGCATTCGAGATGCACCAGAACCATGGCGGGGCTCCGTTCTGGTTGGGTGGGATCGACGGAGGCTGCTGTCCGCAGGCGCCTGCACGCGTCTCCACCACCAGGTTCGCCCCACTCCGGCCCTCGTGCAACTCGCGTGCCGGGGACGCTCCTTGATGGTTCAAGGAGCGTCCCCGGACCGGGCCTACGGCGCCGGCGCGTAACCCGCCGGGCGGGTCGTGAAGGTGCCCCGGCCCTGGGTGCGGCCGCGGAGGCGGGACGCGTAGCCGAAGAGTTCGGCCAGCGGCACCGTCGCCTCCACCACCGCCGTGCCGGCGCGGGTCGTCTGGTCCGTGACCCGGCCGCGGCGGGCCGCGAGATCGCCGAGGACCGCGCCGACCGACTCCGCCGGGACGGTGACCGTCACATCGGCCACCGGCTCCAGGAGGGTCACCACGCTCGCGCGGAGCGCCTCGCGCAGCGCGAACCTGCCCGCCGTGCGGAACGCCATCTCCGAAGAGTCCTTCGGATGCGTGGCCCCGTCCGTGAGCGTCACCCGCACCCCCGTCACCGGGTGGCCGCCGAGCGGACCCTCGACGAGCGCGTCCCGGCAGCCGGCCTCGACCGCGCGGACGTACTCCTGCGGGACACGGCCGCCCGTGACCACCGAGGAGAACGCGAACTCCGTCCCGTCGGGCGCCGGTTCGACGTCGATGACGACATGGGCGAACTGGCCCGCGCCGCCGTCCTGCTTGACGTGGCGGTACAGCAGACCCGTGACGCCCTTCGTCACCGTCTCCCGGTACGCGACCTGCGGACGGCCGACCGTGACCTCAAGCCCCCGGTCGCGCCGCAGCTTCTCCACCGCGACCTCCAGGTGCAGTTCGCCGAGGCCGGACAGCACCGTCTGACCCGTCTCCGGGTCGGACCGCACGACGAGCGACGGGTCCTCCTCCGAGAGCCGGGCGAGGGCCGTCGCCAGGCGGCCGGTGTCGGTGCCGCGGCGGGCCTCCACCGCGACCGTGACCACCGGGTCGGCGGTCGTGGGCGGTTCGAGGACGACCGGCGCGGCCGGGTCGCACAGGGTCGCCCCGGCGCGGGCGGACTTCGGGCCCACGACGGCGACGATGTCACCGGCGCGCGCCACGTCGACCTCGGTGGCCCGGTCGGCCTGGACCCGGAGGACGCGGGCGATCCGTTCGGTGCGGCCGGTGGTGGTGTCGAGCACGGTGTCCCC is from Streptomyces venezuelae ATCC 10712 and encodes:
- the murC gene encoding UDP-N-acetylmuramate--L-alanine ligase; protein product: MAPAIPAAMERPHFIGIGGAGMSGIAKILAQRGAKVAGSDAKESATAESLRALGVTVHIGHAAEHLADDASAVVVSSAIRADNPELARAAELGIPVVHRSDALASLMDGLRAIAVAGTHGKTTTTSMLAVALTELGLDPSYAIGGDLAGPGTNALHGDGEVFVAEADESDRSFQKYDPEVAIVLNVELDHHANYASMDEIYESFEAFTAKIRPGGTLVVGEHAGARELARRVADREGLDIVTVGESEDSDARILKIVPNGMKSEVTVALDGVEHTFTVSVPGRHYAHNAAAALAAGARVGIDPAELAQALTAYTGVGRRLQLKGEAKGVQVIDSYAHHPTEMTADLEAMRGAAGASRLLVVFQPHLFSRTQELGKEMGDALALADASVVLDIYPAREDPIPGITSELIIAAARQAGADVTAVHDKAAVPGVVAGMAGPGDLVLTMGAGDVTDLGPLILDHLSK
- a CDS encoding zinc-binding dehydrogenase; translation: MRQLIPTGDALRPVEFTEAPQPVPGPHEALVKVEAFAPNRGETFLLERPASGLLPGKDIAGLVVQAAADGSGPGIGTRVVGHPPHGGWAEYAAVPTHSLAVLPDGIDSVRAAALPLAGITALRLLRTAGSLAGARVLLTGASGGVGHYVTELAAAAGAELTVVTATPERGARLAELGAAEVVHEVADARGPYDVVLESTGGPHLPVAVSKVRPGGLVVWFGQASRTPATLDFFELLGGPERVTIRHFHYAGAPYGRDLAALVRLVERGRLHPEIGRTADWSETADVLVDLRERRVRGKAVLTTGATRTAGQPATTGAARAAGHPATTGATRTAERPATTGGTR
- the fusA gene encoding elongation factor G, which gives rise to MRTTQLTGLVRNLGILAHVDAGKTTVTERFLYLTGATHKRGEVHDGTTVTDFDPQERDRGITIFAAAVSCDWAGHRINLIDTPGHVDFSDEVERSLRVLDGAVAVFDAVAGVEPQSETVWRQADRHGVPRLAFVNKLDRAGAELDSAVESIRTRLGTVPLPVQLPIGREDGFTGVVDLVRMRAYEWADGADTYTDLPVPDDLRDEALRRRRHLEETVAELHPGALDEFCERSALSEATLTGALRDLTLGGEAVVVLCGSAYRNRGVEPLLDAVVAYLPAPADMPPVRGEVPADPTAPFTALAFKVSATATGRLTYLRVYAGTLGKGDTVLDTTTGRTERIARVLRVQADRATEVDVARAGDIVAVVGPKSARAGATLCDPAAPVVLEPPTTADPVVTVAVEARRGTDTGRLATALARLSEEDPSLVVRSDPETGQTVLSGLGELHLEVAVEKLRRDRGLEVTVGRPQVAYRETVTKGVTGLLYRHVKQDGGAGQFAHVVIDVEPAPDGTEFAFSSVVTGGRVPQEYVRAVEAGCRDALVEGPLGGHPVTGVRVTLTDGATHPKDSSEMAFRTAGRFALREALRASVVTLLEPVADVTVTVPAESVGAVLGDLAARRGRVTDQTTRAGTAVVEATVPLAELFGYASRLRGRTQGRGTFTTRPAGYAPAP
- the msrB gene encoding peptide-methionine (R)-S-oxide reductase MsrB; this encodes MAYDVEKPDEQWRAELTPAEYQVLRQAGTEPAFRGEYTDTTTKGVYSCRACGAELFTSTEKFESHCGWPSFYDPKDSSAVELIADTSHGMVRTEVRCSRCGSHLGHVFEGEGYPTPTDQRYCINSISLRLEPEAG
- a CDS encoding ATP-binding protein gives rise to the protein MTSPVTREAPVTVRVFTQRFSSTPRGARLARRLTLHQLDRWRIPYGSEASDTAALLVAELAANAVTHGRVPGRDFELTLSYTPGLRLRIDVSDTRGERRPAATTRGPLDEGGRGLLLVEALASRWAVLDRVPVGKTVRAELDLVVP
- a CDS encoding DUF397 domain-containing protein, which translates into the protein MSTTDLAWFKSSYSSGSGDDCVEVALSWHKSSYSCGDGGNCVEVASCPSTVHVRDSKNPDGPQFAVAPGAWTEFLARLA
- a CDS encoding SDR family NAD(P)-dependent oxidoreductase — protein: MNRFTGRTVLITGGTSGMGLATAHRLLSEGAHVVVTGRTRDRVDAAVAKLGPRASGAVADVADLGAVDALMDLVGERHGRLDSVFANAGAGTFLPFEEITEAAFDRTVDVNLKGVFFTVQKALPLLVDGGSVVINASWTLHRGNSVLTLYSATKAAVHNLARTLAAGLAPRGIRVNSVSPGYIDTPMYPAASLSEAEAAAVTGGIVAGRFGRPEEVAAAVAFLASADASYVNGQDLVVDGGLVGSVSPPPAPAGARSS
- a CDS encoding iron chaperone; the encoded protein is MVRSSAEDVDGYLAEVPEDRREALTRLRRLCRAELTGFEEVMAYGMPAYERNGTAEIAFASQRQCISFYLMRSDVREAFEERLAEQDMGKGCLRFRKPERVDFDLVRDLLKATAAAPGTIC
- a CDS encoding LysR family transcriptional regulator; protein product: MDLDTAQLRAFVHAAREAHFGRAAADLSLTQQALSKRIARLESLLGTRLFERLGHGVALTEAGRRLLDPARRVLAATDDAVAAVASEERPLRVDVWGHLYAPMRTLRQVAGPARELELGHGRDLPAVSAALLHGDIDAAFGRVHPPLPTGLTHRLVRLEPVDAVLSAGHPLAAEPALRPEQLRDSVLWAPGALDRLDFLRRFADRFGVRERAGSVNLGLAPFLTEVAADPRRFSLLPADVPLPDVPGLRSVPLVDPTPMYAWSLLWRTGNPHPGLSGLAAACAGEAGRSRWLEYDPTRDWLPDDPAPPL
- a CDS encoding helix-turn-helix domain-containing protein; the protein is MTDEVPKGSEPETSESLKAFGEVVKVFRKRAGLTQEQFAPQVGYSVPMIASIEQGRRLPSKEFVDRAEERLDAFGVIRAAAKHLTRRAGLAKWFEGLAELEPHAVTLYTYENRLVPGLFQTPAYARTLFEEQIPAMGDDKIESSLVARMERASLLTERPETIFSFIIEEHALRRQVGGPAVMGEQIDHALGLCGRRNIDVQVMPQSRGHHAGLGGPLRLLETEENSWYAYCEGQETGQLISDPKVVSILQQRYARMRAQALSPEESVSLLREIRGAL
- a CDS encoding alpha/beta hydrolase family protein, coding for MSVAEFVDAQWSRALGAGLDPQEYRRVTEDLASVADWGPAFRRTARDHVRRAEQAGSARSAGEFLLTAARWFHVATLAPYEEADAAAAEADNALGRGLALLEPGARRISGPEFTGWLRGPADAPGTVIVVPGLDSAKEEFLDLASALLARGLAVFAMDGPGQGVLRATTTKRADYHQVVGRVVDALGVPRVGVVGLSLGGYYAAETAALEPRVAAVATVSGPFRLDWAELPQPVRDILIRRTGGEEAARAFTGRVDLSGLAPRIEAPLLTVDGARDVIPGVTNGEPLARLAPRGAYVCVPEGDHLLGNARAAWLPLLADWITHTLTGARA
- a CDS encoding SDR family NAD(P)-dependent oxidoreductase, with translation MSTTPGGYLSDLFSLDGRTALVTGGSSGIGRAIAGALARAGASVVVLARKEAELTATVEELTADGCRAAWVSADLSTREGIKAGAEAAAAVFGEPDILVNSAGINLRPPFGELDDEVWDTTMTVNLEAPFLLGRRFGPGMAERGFGRIIHITSQQAHRAFVQSGAYGVSKGALESLARSQAEAWSPNGVTANTLVPGFVMTALNERLSSDPEKVAALAARTMVGRNGLAEDFAGAAVFLASTSSAYVTGQSLFVDGGFSVH